In the genome of Mytilus edulis chromosome 14, xbMytEdul2.2, whole genome shotgun sequence, the window aaatacatttttcatttagTAACGTTACATGGTATGTTGTTTGATGGAATCACAGCCTCTTGGCATTACTTCGAAGCTGGACATGGAAAGGGACCCTGCGACGGGGTAGGTGGAACGGCAAAACGACTTGCTGACATGGCCGTTAGACAACAAAAGGTTGTAATCCAAACACCAGTAGATTTCTTCAACTGGGGGAAGTCTCAAGAAACAAGTAACATAACTTACATTTTCGTTCCTAAATCCAAATGTCAGAGCGCAAACAACGAAATGAAAGAATGGAATGCCGTTGCAGTGAAAGGCACCATGGAACTACATGCTGTTGTTCCTATTACAAGAAATATAATAAGCATAAGAAACACCTCATGTTTCTGTCTACTTTGTTTTAGTGACGGACGCTTTCATCCTGCTTGTGACGGCTGGCGATCTGTTTCTCTGGAgggaaaacaaaaaagaaatgcacCTGGGACTGAAACCAATGAGATTGAATTACAAGCAAATGAACCACAGGAAGAAGAAGTAGAGCGACATGTAGAAGGAGGAGAGTCATTACAAGCACAACCGCCAATAGTGTTTGAGCAGAGCTACCAAAAGGACACGTTTGTGGCGAGTGTATATGACAATGTTTGGTACATTTGTAAGGTGCTTGATTTTGATAACAATGATAATGAATATCAATTGGCATTTATGACCAAGAGCAATCCTGTATCCCACACCATGAAGTGGCCAACAAGACCTGAAGAATTGTGGGTTACAGAGACAGACATCGTTTGTCAGGTCAAAAACCCAGAGCCAGTAGGCAGAAAACCTGTCAGGATGTACAAATTATTACCggatgatgtaaaaaaaaatagaaagtctACTATAAATACGAAATGAATTTGAGTGAATTACGTTACCACTGACTCACGAATATTGTTTCTGTGCATTTGTCGTAtaatatagataatatatatgttaaatggtttaaattttcaaattctatCTTATACGTTAtgaatttcatattttgattGTTGATATAAAGTTTGTTTCTTAAATTTTGTTGATTAAATCAAATTAGAATACTATTTGTTTATTcatatatgatactgtaaaaccAGAACTCATTCCAGACACCCACCATtcattatatattcataaaacaaaGAATCAAACTTCATAATATATTgctacacatatatatatatatacttcatttATGTCAAACATtgcatttaaaaaacattttagtATTCGTGTGAATTACGTTACCTGATTGATGCTTTTCCAATGCAGAATATTTCAGTTAATGCAATGAAATTAtggacagattttttttttaaatggaataaaatatatacttatattgatttgaaaaatatttctagCATTCAATTGcgattatatattatatattcaaacgtgaaaaatatgtatttcaatttcaagaaaaacatcAGAAGATAATTTATTATGATGTCGGAAAAAACCTgggaaaaaaaatagaaatgcaAAATGTCTACAAAGATCGATGTTTTTCGAAAACTTATATGTGATTGAAGTTTTTAATATCTCAATTTATGATTATCTCGGATTGTCatattcacggccgacactcggctaaccgagagattggtcggttaatctatattgagtatgtggctatatcggcggtgggtctgttaatcgggttggctaaagtctgttaatcaggtgttatcgaggaaatcactggaaattctgcatgtttcattgtataactttttaaatatatgtttatcataaaaattattcatgtctaacaaaacaattcaatgtactgaatccagtggtgtaattattatttttctagcttcgatgtacgatctataaaatgaaaaggcgtgttactcatcaataaatttatacacattttacacacacaaaatgtacacaaaaagacacgttggttgaatttacttacatgcgatattttgaacatcgaacaaagacaggcattatgtttgtcaacaaaattgatatcattgtgtgaaaaatctacacaaaaatctatattttggtgacataaatcaatctttatttaaaacctggtctgttaatgggtcggatgtataaaacccggtctgttaattggtctgttaagagttatgaatggcaataaaagtataattttattgctgtatggggtgttatcggatcaaatgggtaggctcaacgagtggctaaaatatacggaaacaacacacgagcaatgaaatataatatatacggaaacactgacatgaacaatgaatttaggccatggatattgaaaactgatataaaaaagtgtaatattatacatataaatacgaagcgtggaacgactaaaacttattttttttacaattgttggaaaaaggtatttcacttgttaatatttttactttaaaacctataaatcattgtgtgttatgcttattgttgatattaaacgcgttcgttcaccatcgatgggtttcaactggtgatgtacatttcatcatgttcattgtgatgtatatttctcagCCAGATACATGTATGAGGCCTTTTGAAAGGggtatttacccaaaatttaaataacaaaaataacaataacaaaaaaataacaattgaaaatatttttttttctagatagcagagcttttttcccgtttcgggcctaatccttgtatcgtttatatgtcaagtcaatgcattACTTTatattgtctatttacttcacttctgatgatttttcaaatacccgtTACGCTGTCATTTACGTGACGTcactacatagaaaatactttataataaaactcatatgttaaagaaaatgatgataggacattcattataataaatcaaatatcacatagctgagagggtgatagagcagatcggtatccctcgaaaaaaaataatacatccCGTTAATTAACAAACCATTTTCAAACCCTCACCTGTGTGACAGTTCTGCAAATATTTCGTAAAAAACTATCACAATGTTGGATTTTGATCTTGAGTCTTGACAGAAAGTGGCTCAAATGGTTATTGTCAGAACTTCAAAGTATCGCGTCATAGACGATCATTCATGACGTCATTTCTGGAAATATGTCTttcattgcaaaaattgaaaTACGTCGCACGCCTTATATTattgacgtcatttaccagatagaagtCGCGCCTGTATCCCTGGCCAgcattttacataaaaaaaaaaattaatcctaCGATTTACGTTTACGAATAAAGTGTTTCACAAAGGTGATCGCAGACGTTACGTAATCGTAACGTAAACTTACAATAAGAAAGAAAAATGTGGGTGCTTTCTTTGCCAGCCGCGTTGATATCTAAAAAAAGACTCTTTCTTTCAAAACCAGGAAGAAAATTTATATCATCGTAGTTTAAAATGGTTACATGTATCAGTTGATTTTGATTATATGATAAATAGGTTTTGCGAAGTAAGCATTGTAAGACTTAGTGTCCGTCTAgttttaagacatttttttttatttttggttttattAGAAAAATTGTCTTGTaatgggtgtttttttttcaagcgTAATCTGTAAGGGGGTAGGAGGGGTCGTGATtccaaaatcccgggcttaaaaacatgaaatcccgcgGTCACGAATTTCGATAAAAGAATTCCCGATCTTGAAAGGATAAATctcgaaatcccgagcttaaaaacacccgatcccggcgTTCCAAAAAAAGGTTCCGCTACCCCACCCTCTTCCCTTGCACATCTACATATAATATAGAGCAGAGAAGTCATTTAATTTTTCGATTAAATAGATATTTTTGAGTAAAGATGCACATGCCATACAGACAGCATtccttttaatatattattttcatattagtACCGACTTTTAACTCCTGACTATATAATTTTTCGACAGTTTACCTACTCTGCGGTTGGACATTGAGGGACTCTGTCAAGTAAGAGCGAACaatagaaataaaatgaaatatataatcaGTACGTTTTGTTCGGAAATGTTTCTGTTCTCTGAAGATTTTGTCGTGTATAGGAAACATAAGACAGTCAATCCCCCCCCCGAACAAACAAAATTGTACCAATTAAAAGGTTTATTTTCTTGACGTCGATCGTACCCGGCTCAGTACTAGGAGTCCTCATTCGTCACACATCGACCGATTCCGGATAAAAGGAGAGTAGCGGAGttacccgaggattgccgattgaggAGACCTACCACAGAATAGATAACCTGCCGAAAAATAATATATttcggagtcaaaagtcggtacaTGTATTATGAAAAGTGTCTATTTAAACATGTTGAGTTTactcgtgtttttttttattatattacatgtataatatcaAGTTCAATATATTGAGTCTAATTTGGtattctaaacaaaacaaataatgaaattggtctcctaaatataaagcattcaacatacatgtatatggcatATCCATTTTTAATTCCACTCGACTTTCTGTCgtgttaacatttttattttcaaaaaagcaTAGcacttttttcataaattagaAACGCATATTAGCATGACTAACATTAAActtaatgagtttttttttttttcaatgatacaTGCAGGTTATCTAAAGCTAAAAGTTAAAAACAGATGAACAAGAGCAAGCAATAGAGAGAAAAGTGAGAAAGAAAAACGGATAGACACcattattaacaaaataaaaatgtatacagtCAAATTAATAGATCAACAcaatattctaaaatataaagaatacaacTGGTTCCCTGTCCTTTCTCTAATTGGATCCGACAGATACAAGACACGGATGACTCAGATACCCGTATGTTGCAAGGGAGAGAACCAACccaaagaatttataaaaatataaaaagggcTTCCGaatgtacaaaacaaaaattgtgtcTGTAACACTATGCTTACTAAAGTCAGTGTAATAGTTACATGACATAGATAGCTTACATAATGCCGGATTACAACTATATACAGAAGTCGAACGTATACGAGATATTACAACAATAAAACCTTCATGCATGCAACCTCTTATCAGAAATCGTGTCTAATGTGAAGATATGAACTCAGTTTCAATGCACTAAATTTGACAGTTATATGTAATTCTAATGTTAATTTTACGACAATACGATGTGCGGTAAAGTCGGATTATGGCTGTGTTTGGTAGTCTCCGTGTTAGGGGCTGACTACCAAGTCACTATATATCCAAGTTACCTATCACAAGGTGGTCGAACACATTTCGAGGTTGATCGTTGGGATGGCCATAATGGACTGGATTCTGAGCATTTTATTGACAAGGCTAAGTCAATTGCTACTGAGAGTGGTAGATGGCTGAACCGTGACTTGAACGGACATACATTTCAAAATGTAAGGCGTAAATTTTATAATCTCATTGCGGTTTCAATTTTCTTCAGTCTTTTGCTTTGTCAATGTTCGGTTAATAATGTGCTTAATTTTACACATCTAATGAGAGTAaacccaggggcggatccagccattttaaaagggggtcctaacccaTGACAAACAgggaggggttccaactacatgtccccattcaaaaacattgatcgttcaaaaaggggggttccaacccccggacccctcCTTTTGGGTCCGCCACTGAAACCAATGAATATTAACATTGTAATGATCTGGTTGTGCATGCCATGTCTTGAAATATCTCTCTATATAGTAGATAGGAAATTTTAACTCTGTATAGGTCTAGAATTAATGCCCCAACATGACATTTTTAACTGACTAATTTTGGCGTTTTTTTGGCGAATATCTTGCAAtaataagaaaattcaaaatgcaaAAATAATTAGCAAAACAAGATCTGCAAATAGGTCAACatataagataaggaaaaaatgtTAGACATGTAAACAGAAAATATGATCGGTAGTATAAGAATTAgttatgaaatatatattgtaGTCTACACTGTTGGATTAAAATgattaattattttataaagatGTAATGAGAGGTTTAGGAATTTTCGTCAAAAGCTCGGactcattggtttttttttctccgaTTCTGTGTTTAAATACTTTTGCTCATCAGTTTGCCCATAACACCCGTTTTTCTTTGCATATAAGACTATAATAGCGCCTAAAAAGTCATTTACTAAAATTCAAGCAGATTTtagggttggtttttttttttgatttgagaaCAAAATAATACCAACGCAAAtatgttaaagtcataagaaacgagtgaccggtgaaaaataatgttcttccaattcttgaactaatgcatacaaacatcctaaacttcgtcttctgtgctcgaatttatcattttttagtgtaaatttcgtataattgtcaattttttttctcaatcggtcagtgttgttgtgaaaatatggcaggtaattaaaattcgtgttttgaagccgaagtttaacgattgtcacctgtttgtcaacaattgacgaaaaataaacaaaaaagcatggaaattgagcacgtgtttaacatgtaaattcagataatagtttattttaaggacatccatgcgtattgtggtcaccggatttttacgagatgggtcacactgaggtcaccttgcatacggaaaatatgtcgggggaatagcttgctggaaggaagctattcaaataaagtaaacttcttctaaatatgaataaattaaagaattttcttcagaaaaaagtatatgtacataagttttataatgaaaactatccattgagttataaaaatcatatgcattatttttttttgatttgaggtttcttatgactttaaggtaAAAGCAGAAAAAACGAGTCCGCTTTTTTCGCCAACTTTTAAACGTTGAATATCTCGAAAAGGGGCTCCCTAATCTGCTAGTATGTTTAGCTTATTTGTTCCTTAACTATAACTAATGTTCTTCCACcttttttaaattctatgttttttttttcaaatttcttctaAATACATCCAAAAGTTATCTTGTATTTGTTTCAGACACCACAAGACCCTCACCACCATGGTTATCCAGATCCAAACCATTTTAAAGACCCAACATTTGTCCAGAATATATGTGCAAAGTACAAGCAAAATCTTCAAGGATATGGAAACAATTCCGATATCGTAATGGAAATCAAGGGCAAGTACATGTATTAGTATGAAAAGGGTGTTCTAGCCCCAACAGTTGTAGTAAGGCACCATCCATTCATCATTTAGGGAGTATGGATTTTCATTGGAACAATTATTGGTTTCGATTCAAATCGAAAAACAAAAACGTATCATagtaacaaacgacaatcactgagttacaggctcctggcttgggacaggcacatacatacaaaatgtggaggggttaaacatgttggtgggGTTACAACCTtccccataacctgggacagtggtgtaacagtacaacataagaacgaactaaaataatcagtttaaaaaaaaaagcgtaactcatcagatcgatacaaatagaaatacattatcaacaacacagagtggacgtggccgggtatttgtacatccaattaacaaaaatacacttaagtacagatctgagatcTAGAGctagtactcacagttactgacagatAGTTCAAATttaagccaataacaactaacaaAAAAGCATGCATCTCTGTGCTTATTCAAGCATATCGTCATGGCTAAATACTTACCTTGTGTACGAAAATGGAAGCGTTATAACTTCCTCAGTATGCCTTAGCCTTAACACCGGGCCTTACCTTCTTATATGTATCTTAGATTCGttctactttttttaaattacaaataattaataCTTTTTCAGGGCTTTACTGGCCAAATTGGATGAACACTTCCCAACACGGCGGAAAGTTTCCTAATAATTTAGATGCAGGCGCTGAATTTATAGTGTTGCTATTAAAGTCTATCAAACAATGTACACATGGTATACTACCAAAGTACTTCGAGGTCATAAATGAACCTGATGCAGCTTGGAAATATATCAAATGGGACATTGTCATTGATTTCCATAAGATTGTTGCACAAAAACTAAAAAGTCAATTTCCAGGGATTCAAGTTGGCGGTCCAACTAAAAACGGTGCGATTTCTGGAAGTGACAAGAGCGATTTCCGTGTATGGGAGTTTTCTCGGCAGTTTCTTGATATGTCTCTAGACCATCTAGATTTCTTTTCCTTTCATCCTTACAACTTTTTCATAGTGGAGGGTAACAATTATCGATTTGAAGGTATAAATGAAGCAAGATTAGCAGGTTTCATAGATTTGGTGGAAAGTTACGCCAATCAAAAGAAGGGTCGTTCTGTGCCTCTTATACTTAGCGAGTATGGTTTAAGCCAAGTAAGGGGAATCGACGTAAACAAACCAAATCCTTTCATAGACTGGGCATATATCAATCAACATAATAGCCACATGTTTACGTATCTAAATTATCGAAATGTGATTGACAGAGCTATTGGATTCATACTCTCATATGCGACCACCCTAGGTGAAGCTTCTTTACATTACAGCCTTTTTCATCGAGATGGCAGCTTAGCTAATGCTGCAAAGGCTTACAAATTTTGGCATCATTTAGGCTACCAAGATCAATTTCTACGAATTGATAGTCCGTTTGACAACAAAGAGAGAAAAATTTCGCCTTTAGCAATGGGTAATTCCAATAATGGTGACGTACTCGTTCTACTCCATAACTATGACCAGTCACAAGCAAGAATTAAGCTTAATTTCGATCATCACTGGTTTACGCCATCATCGGGGGTTTCCCATTGTCATTACCTTAATTCGCACAGGCAACCAGTTTTAGAAGAATggaaatcaatgcatgtttcgaATGGCTACGTTACAGTTCCGGCTGACGGcagttgtatttttgtttttcacgCTAAACATAATTTTCGAAATGTTCACACTATAAAGGAAACTACCTATTATGGAAACAAAATGGTGATGAGAATACAAAAAGACTGTGCTATTTGTATTTTCTCCTGCGCATCGTGTACCTATGCTGCGACAGCAAATGTAAACGTCCATTCACTTGGGAATGTTCAGTACGCACGACTCAGAATCGGGGTAAGTTTGCCCGGTAAATCAGGTGGCAATCCGACTCCGAAAACTGTTCTGATCAATAATCATCATGTGACAGCATTTTACCAACTGTTTGCACCAGGACGAGGCCACGAAGATACCAGATGGGAAATATATGAATATCAAATTCCCGCCAATTTCTTGCGTTCAAATTCCAATGAGGTTAAGGTTGAATTCAACCAATCAGGAGGCTATGTTTCAACAATTGCTCTAATAATTGGAAACTAATTTCGATGATAAAAAGTGATTACTTTcaagttatatttgttttatatatatgtatcacgAGCCTCGACTTGATTATGTGAGTACTtggttgtttttatagtgattatttgattaccagaccAAATATGTCatgctctattgtcgggttgttgtcgctttgacacattccctatttcctttctcaTTTTTTGTCGTGagtatttgattatttgataatctacTTTAAGGGCTCAGTCTGTGTTTTTGATGATTtgattatttgtttataaattattatatgtCGGCTTTCTAGTTTTATTCAACTTGACTTGTTTCACGAACTTGTTTATGCCAGCCATATTCATTATGCGACTGTTCTAAGTGAGGAACCTctagttcagttgttgtcgttgttttatgtctatcatatttgtgttttgttcatgAACTTGCGGTGCTTACATACCACTCCTCTTCTCTACAGGTAGTATCTTCTTATATAGAGGTTAGAGGGTTAATAATGGGTTTTGTACTGCTTAATCTCGTGTTTTATAATTGTTGTTTTGTAATGCTCAATCTCTTGTTTcatgttttgtgttttgtaatgCTTAATCTCTTGTTTTATGTTTGGTTATTTGTGATGGCCAATCTCTTGTTTTATGTTTGGTGATTTGTGATGTTCTCTCTCATGTTTTATGTTTGGTGTTTTGAAATGCTCAATTTCTTGTtttatgtttgttgttttgtaatgcTAGATCTCTTGATTTATGTTTGGAAATTTGTGATGCCCAATCTCTTGTTTATATTTGGTGTTTTGGGATGCTCAAACGCTTGTTTTATGTTTAGTGTTTTGTGATGCTCAATCTCGTGTATGGTGTTTTGTAATGCTCAAGCTTGTGTTTAAATTTGTGGTTTGAAATGCTCCAGCTCTGGTTTTATGTTTGGTGTTTTGTAATGCTCAATCTCTTGTTTTATGTTTGGTGATTTGTGATACCCAATCTATTGTTTATGTTTGGTGTTTTGTGAAGCTCAATCTCTTGTTTTATGTTTGGTGATTTGTGATGCCCAATCTCTTGTTTATTTTAGGTGTTTTGTGATGCTCAATCTCTTATTTTATGTTTGGTGATTTGTGGAACCAAATCTCTTGTTTATGCTTGGTGTTTTGTGATGCTCAATCTCTTGTTGTATGTTTGGTGATTTGTGATGCCCCATCTCTTGTTTATTTTAGGTGTTTTGTCATGCTCAATCTCTTGTTTTATGTTTGGTGTTTTGTAATGCTCAATCTCTTGTTTTATGTTTGGTGATTTGTCATGCTCAATCTCTTGTTTTATGCTCTATGATTTGTGACGCTTAATCTGTTGTTTTATGTTTGGTGTTTTGTAATGCTTTATCTCATGTTTTATGTTTGGTGATTTATCATGCTCAATCTCTTGTTTTATGCTCTGTGATTTGTTATGCTCAATCTCTTGTTTTATGTTTGGTGTTTTGTGATGCTCAATCTCTTGTATTATGCTCTGTGATTTGTGATGCTCAATCTTTTGGTTTATGTTTGGTTATTTGTGATGTCCAATCTCTTGTTTTATGTTTGGTGTTTTCAAATGCTCAATCTCTTGTTTTATGATTGGTGTTTTATAATGCTCAATCTCTTGATTTATGTTTGGTGTTTTGTAATTATTAATCTCTTGATTTATGTTTGGTGATTTGTAATGCACAGTCTCTTGTTTATGTTTGGTGTTTTGTGATGCTCAATCGCTTATTTTGTGTTAAGTTATTTGTGATGCTCAATATCCTGTTTTATGTTTGGTGATTTGTGATGCTGAATCGCTTGATTTATGTTTGGTGTTTTGTAATGCTCAATCTCTTGTTTTATGTTTGGTACTTTGTGATGCCCaatcttttgttttatgtttgttgATTTGTGATGCTCAATCTCTTGATTTATGTCTGGTGATTTGTAATGCCCAATCTCTTGTTTGGTGTTTTGTGATACTCAATCGCTTGTTTTATGTTTGGTGATATGTGATGCCCAATCTCTTGTCTTATATTGGTGTTTTGTAATGCCCAATCTCTTGTTTATGTTTTGTGTTTTGGGATGCTCAAACGCTTGTTTTATGTTTAGTGTTTTGTGATGCTCAATCTCGTGTATGGTGTTTTGTAATGCTCAAGCTTGTGTTTAAATTTGTGGTTTGAAATGCTCCAGCTCTGGTTTTATGTTTGGTGTTTTGTAATGCTCAATCTCTTGTTTTATGTTTGGTGATTTGTGATACCCAATCTATTGTTTATGTTTGGTGTTTTGTGAAGCTCAATCTCTTGTTTTATGTTTGGTGATTTGTGATGCCCAATCTCTTGTTTATTTTAGGTGTTTTGTGATGCTCAATCTCTTATTTTATGTTTGGTGATTTGTGGAACCAAATCTCTTGTTTATGCTTGGTGTTTTGTGATGCTCAATCTCTTGTTGTATGTTTGGTGATTTGTGATGCCCCATCTCTTGTTTATTTTAGGTGTTTTGTCATGCTCAATCTCTTGTTTTATGTTTAGTGTTTTGTAATGCTCAATCTCTTGTTTTATGTTTGGTGTTTTGTAATGCTCAATCTCTTGTTTTATGTTTGGTGATTTGTCATGCTCAATCTCTTGTTTTATGCTCTATGATTTGTGACGCTTAATCTGTTGTTTTATGTTTGGTGTTTTGTAATGCTTTATCTCATGTTTTATGTTTGGTGATTTATCATGCTCAATCTCTTGTTTTATGCTCTGTGATTTGTTATGCTCAATCTCTTGTTTTATGTTTGGTGTTTTGTGATGCTCAATCTCTTGTATTATGCTCTGTGATTTGTGATGCTCAATCTTTTGGTTTATGTTTGGTTATTTGTGATGTCCAATCTCTTGTTTTATGTTTGGTGTTTTCAAATGCTCAATCTCTTGTTTTATG includes:
- the LOC139502506 gene encoding funoran endo-beta-hydrolase-like, coding for MCGKVGLWLCLVVSVLGADYQVTIYPSYLSQGGRTHFEVDRWDGHNGLDSEHFIDKAKSIATESGRWLNRDLNGHTFQNTPQDPHHHGYPDPNHFKDPTFVQNICAKYKQNLQGYGNNSDIVMEIKGLYWPNWMNTSQHGGKFPNNLDAGAEFIVLLLKSIKQCTHGILPKYFEVINEPDAAWKYIKWDIVIDFHKIVAQKLKSQFPGIQVGGPTKNGAISGSDKSDFRVWEFSRQFLDMSLDHLDFFSFHPYNFFIVEGNNYRFEGINEARLAGFIDLVESYANQKKGRSVPLILSEYGLSQVRGIDVNKPNPFIDWAYINQHNSHMFTYLNYRNVIDRAIGFILSYATTLGEASLHYSLFHRDGSLANAAKAYKFWHHLGYQDQFLRIDSPFDNKERKISPLAMGNSNNGDVLVLLHNYDQSQARIKLNFDHHWFTPSSGVSHCHYLNSHRQPVLEEWKSMHVSNGYVTVPADGSCIFVFHAKHNFRNVHTIKETTYYGNKMVMRIQKDCAICIFSCASCTYAATANVNVHSLGNVQYARLRIGVSLPGKSGGNPTPKTVLINNHHVTAFYQLFAPGRGHEDTRWEIYEYQIPANFLRSNSNEVKVEFNQSGGYVSTIALIIGN